In Deltaproteobacteria bacterium, a single genomic region encodes these proteins:
- a CDS encoding diacylglycerol kinase family lipid kinase, which yields MSDDAWLAIVNPAAGGGRCGRQFPAACQRLREAGLVVDVVETQAAGEATALARSAWHDGRRRFIAVGGDGTGFEIVNGLFPAATDATVKPRLGFLPMGTGNSFLRDFTEQGAEHTIRALIDDRTRSCDVARLHHRAGTMHWINILSIGFVADVNGLRARRFKRWGEFGYVAAVVTAVAGLRSRPYPLVADDGERDEGAMVFASFNNSRFTGGKMMMAPHADTADGLVDFIRVGPLGRLALLATFPKIFSGRHLENPAVRETKHRVITFDVSDEIDVMIDGEAERVVPKAIDVLPGALEVCV from the coding sequence ATGTCCGATGACGCCTGGCTCGCGATCGTGAATCCTGCCGCCGGCGGCGGTCGCTGCGGCAGGCAGTTCCCCGCCGCGTGTCAGCGGCTGCGCGAGGCCGGACTGGTGGTCGACGTGGTCGAGACCCAGGCCGCCGGCGAGGCCACCGCGCTGGCCCGCAGTGCGTGGCACGACGGTCGCCGCCGCTTCATCGCGGTGGGCGGCGACGGCACCGGCTTCGAGATCGTCAACGGCTTGTTCCCCGCGGCGACCGACGCCACCGTGAAGCCGCGACTGGGCTTCCTGCCGATGGGCACCGGCAACTCGTTCTTGCGCGACTTCACCGAGCAGGGCGCCGAGCACACCATCCGCGCACTGATCGACGATCGCACCCGCAGCTGCGACGTCGCGCGGCTGCACCACCGCGCCGGCACCATGCACTGGATCAACATCTTGTCGATCGGCTTCGTCGCCGACGTCAACGGCCTGCGCGCGCGCCGGTTCAAGCGCTGGGGCGAGTTCGGCTACGTCGCGGCGGTGGTGACGGCAGTCGCAGGCCTGCGCAGCCGGCCGTACCCGCTGGTCGCCGACGACGGCGAGCGCGACGAGGGCGCGATGGTGTTCGCGTCGTTCAACAACAGCCGCTTCACCGGCGGCAAGATGATGATGGCGCCCCACGCCGACACCGCGGACGGTCTGGTCGACTTCATCCGCGTGGGACCGCTGGGGCGGCTCGCGCTGCTGGCGACGTTCCCGAAGATCTTCTCCGGCCGGCACCTCGAGAACCCCGCAGTACGCGAGACCAAGCACCGTGTGATCACGTTCGACGTCAGCGACGAGATCGACGTCATGATCGACGGCGAAGCCGAGCGCGTGGTGCCCAAGGCGATCGACGTGCTCCCGGGCGCACTGGAGGTCTGCGTCTGA
- a CDS encoding hemerythrin family protein codes for MTFFAWDPKLLLGVDDMDAEHRGLIAAMNDIHDRAEQGASKAVLGGLVKSLVDLTRKHFSHEEARMKAAGYDGFENHTWVHKDLLAKLDQHVSDFQAGPGKLAPAFFSFLRLWLTAHIMGIDRKYAPTLAGKRVA; via the coding sequence ATGACCTTCTTCGCGTGGGACCCCAAACTTCTGCTGGGCGTCGACGACATGGACGCCGAGCACCGCGGGCTGATCGCAGCCATGAACGACATCCACGATCGTGCCGAGCAGGGTGCGAGCAAGGCGGTGCTGGGCGGCCTGGTCAAGAGCTTGGTGGATCTGACGCGCAAGCACTTCTCGCACGAGGAGGCGCGGATGAAGGCCGCGGGCTACGACGGCTTCGAGAACCACACGTGGGTCCACAAGGACCTGCTGGCGAAGCTCGATCAACACGTCAGCGACTTCCAAGCCGGACCGGGCAAGCTGGCGCCGGCGTTCTTCTCGTTCCTGCGCTTGTGGCTGACGGCCCACATCATGGGCATCGATCGCAAGTACGCACCGACGCTCGCGGGCAAGCGCGTGGCTTGA
- a CDS encoding enoyl-CoA hydratase/isomerase family protein, whose product MSITWSSHDGIVELALGREPCNEIGTGMLDDLERFLAELDVEHTAALVMHSTVRGGFSAGADLRELYHGLVERPPEQQQPAMRDFIDRIHRVMDTLDMLPMTTIGVVHGVCFGGGFELALTCDVLIAERSARFCFPELRLGILPGFGGIPRLRRDVGNGLVRDLLLTGRSINAKKALAAGLVSQMVPTGEGIVAARAVAAQATKFDRDALVTTKRFMKPIPRAELDAEKEHFLRLAQRPPLREALKRFVQSDDLRPYLP is encoded by the coding sequence ATGAGCATCACCTGGTCCAGCCACGACGGCATCGTCGAGCTCGCGCTCGGTCGCGAGCCGTGCAACGAGATCGGCACCGGCATGCTCGACGATCTCGAGCGCTTCCTCGCCGAGCTCGACGTCGAGCACACCGCGGCGCTCGTCATGCACAGCACCGTGCGCGGCGGCTTCTCGGCCGGCGCCGATCTGCGCGAGCTGTACCACGGCCTGGTGGAGCGGCCGCCCGAGCAGCAGCAGCCCGCGATGCGCGACTTCATCGATCGCATCCATCGCGTGATGGACACCCTCGACATGCTGCCGATGACGACCATCGGCGTGGTCCATGGGGTCTGCTTCGGCGGCGGCTTCGAGCTCGCGCTCACCTGCGACGTGCTCATCGCCGAGCGCAGCGCGAGGTTCTGCTTCCCCGAGCTGCGCCTGGGTATCCTGCCCGGCTTCGGCGGCATCCCACGGCTGCGGCGCGACGTCGGCAACGGGCTCGTGCGCGACCTGCTGCTGACCGGCCGCAGCATCAACGCCAAGAAGGCGCTCGCCGCCGGGCTCGTGAGCCAGATGGTGCCGACCGGCGAGGGCATCGTCGCGGCCCGCGCGGTCGCGGCCCAGGCGACCAAGTTCGATCGCGACGCGCTGGTCACCACCAAGCGCTTCATGAAGCCGATCCCCCGCGCCGAGCTCGACGCCGAGAAGGAACACTTCCTGCGTCTGGCCCAGCGACCGCCGCTGCGCGAGGCGCTGAAGCGCTTCGTGCAGAGCGACGACCTGCGCCCGTACCTTCCCTAG
- a CDS encoding acyl carrier protein — protein sequence MSASLDRLMQVAAKRYQVELASLRAEDDVFEKLGIDSFQAVELMSELELEFDVEIPDYELQGVRTFGQLAATIDKRR from the coding sequence ATGTCCGCAAGCCTCGATCGATTGATGCAAGTGGCTGCCAAGCGATACCAGGTCGAGCTGGCGTCGCTGCGCGCCGAGGACGACGTGTTCGAGAAGCTCGGCATCGACAGCTTCCAGGCCGTCGAGCTGATGAGCGAGCTCGAGCTCGAGTTCGACGTCGAGATCCCCGATTACGAGCTGCAGGGCGTGCGCACGTTCGGCCAGCTCGCCGCCACGATCGACAAGAGGCGCTAG
- a CDS encoding AMP-binding protein, with protein sequence MLELGRIGSVGEAIRDSIVTHKHNVALIEADRHRENARYTYRELQLAAERVTSLLHERDVGPDGRVAILMQNQSRWLITALGGFWAGAVLMPLDYKLTAKEQLALLAHGKPRVLVTEWSRYQDLLREADHAVLERLLVLVTEAPENASLGRAQRWEQSTSQPFRMVPRRRDDVACIVYSSGTSGTPKGVMLTHDNYLEQAQILGRQYPMEEDDRFFSVLPTNHAIDFMSGFIGPMLFGAAVVHQRTLRPQYLRTTMKKYGITHIALVPTILKNLEEKVRERLDELSEWQRRAIDGLTKVNEWMTAARPNPSLSRLLLKPLHDGFGGKLRLIFAGGAFIDSSVSRFFYDLGFPVVIGYGLTEACTVATINDLEPFRPDTVGKPLPGVEIEVRDANDVGVGEVWIKARTVMKGYLDAPELTAEALVDGWLRTGDLGVIDAAGHLKLLGRAKNMIVTEGGKNIYPEDIESNFEDLPDCEEFCVFAANFIWPTGSMTGEQLVIVVRPEHGDHASEALVEELRRRNRRLADFKRLAGYVVCTQEFPATASLKIKRPLLAQLLRDRDRATAIHTLSE encoded by the coding sequence ATGCTCGAGCTCGGCCGCATTGGATCCGTCGGCGAGGCGATTCGGGACTCGATCGTCACGCACAAGCACAACGTCGCGCTCATCGAGGCCGACCGCCACCGCGAGAACGCGCGCTACACCTACCGCGAGCTGCAGCTCGCGGCCGAGCGTGTGACCTCGCTGCTGCACGAGCGTGACGTCGGCCCCGACGGTCGCGTCGCCATCCTCATGCAGAACCAGTCGCGGTGGCTGATCACCGCGCTCGGCGGGTTCTGGGCCGGCGCGGTGCTGATGCCGCTCGACTACAAGCTCACCGCCAAGGAGCAGCTAGCCCTGCTCGCGCACGGCAAGCCGCGCGTGTTGGTGACGGAGTGGTCGCGCTACCAGGACCTGCTGCGCGAGGCCGACCACGCAGTGCTCGAGCGCCTGCTGGTGCTGGTGACCGAGGCGCCCGAGAACGCCTCGCTGGGCCGCGCACAACGCTGGGAGCAGAGCACCTCGCAGCCGTTCCGGATGGTGCCCCGTCGTCGCGACGACGTCGCGTGCATCGTCTACTCGTCGGGCACGTCGGGCACGCCCAAGGGCGTCATGCTCACCCACGACAACTACCTCGAGCAGGCGCAGATCCTGGGGCGCCAATACCCGATGGAGGAGGACGACCGCTTCTTCTCGGTGCTGCCGACCAACCACGCGATCGACTTCATGAGCGGGTTCATCGGCCCGATGTTGTTCGGCGCCGCGGTGGTCCACCAGCGCACGCTGCGACCGCAGTACCTGCGCACGACCATGAAGAAGTACGGCATCACGCACATCGCGTTGGTGCCGACCATCCTCAAGAACCTCGAGGAGAAGGTCCGCGAGCGCCTCGACGAGCTGAGCGAGTGGCAGCGCCGCGCCATCGACGGGCTGACCAAGGTCAACGAGTGGATGACCGCGGCCCGGCCCAACCCATCGCTCTCGCGGCTGCTGCTCAAGCCCCTGCACGACGGCTTCGGCGGCAAGCTGCGGCTCATCTTCGCCGGCGGCGCGTTCATCGACTCGAGCGTGTCGCGCTTCTTCTACGACCTCGGCTTTCCGGTCGTGATCGGCTACGGCCTCACCGAGGCCTGCACGGTCGCGACCATCAACGACCTCGAGCCGTTCCGCCCCGACACCGTCGGCAAGCCGCTACCAGGGGTCGAGATCGAGGTCCGCGACGCCAACGACGTCGGCGTCGGCGAGGTGTGGATCAAGGCCCGCACCGTGATGAAGGGCTACCTCGACGCGCCCGAGCTCACCGCCGAGGCACTGGTCGACGGCTGGCTGCGCACCGGCGACCTCGGGGTCATCGACGCCGCGGGGCACCTCAAGCTGCTCGGCCGCGCCAAGAACATGATCGTCACCGAGGGCGGCAAGAACATCTACCCCGAGGACATCGAGAGCAACTTCGAGGACCTGCCGGACTGCGAGGAGTTCTGCGTGTTCGCGGCCAACTTCATCTGGCCCACCGGCTCGATGACCGGCGAGCAGCTGGTGATCGTCGTGCGACCCGAGCACGGTGACCACGCCAGCGAGGCGTTGGTCGAGGAGCTGCGCCGCCGCAACCGCAGGCTCGCGGACTTCAAGCGTCTGGCGGGCTATGTCGTGTGCACGCAGGAGTTCCCGGCGACCGCGTCGCTCAAGATCAAGCGCCCGCTGCTGGCCCAGCTGCTGCGCGACCGCGACCGCGCGACCGCGATTCACACGCTGTCGGAGTGA
- a CDS encoding sulfurtransferase, giving the protein MRMLAILGCVDAGRGAASEPRSATCVTADEAAAIPGVVLLDVRSPSQFEAERPDGALLLDPGALMREVDGLTNEAVEPAVGAAVLAAAGLPRDAPVVVVGDDTGLTPARVAWTLSLFGHEAFALVDGGMQAWRTAGLPTASGPSVAVPTDYAIDDVRDELRVDADWVLEHLDDPDVVLIDARSPAEYAAGHIPGAVSVDWQSTVREGTFLDDDALAALYRDVPPGATVVTYCQSGMRASVAWVALVSLGHADVRLYDGSWAEWGSRDELPKETGA; this is encoded by the coding sequence TTGCGTATGCTGGCGATCCTCGGCTGCGTCGACGCCGGGCGCGGTGCGGCCAGTGAGCCGCGCTCGGCGACCTGCGTGACGGCCGACGAGGCGGCCGCGATTCCCGGGGTCGTGCTGCTCGACGTGCGGTCGCCGTCGCAGTTCGAGGCCGAGCGGCCGGATGGTGCACTGCTGCTCGATCCCGGCGCGTTGATGCGCGAGGTCGATGGTTTGACCAACGAGGCCGTCGAGCCGGCCGTGGGCGCGGCCGTGCTCGCCGCGGCGGGCCTGCCCCGAGACGCGCCGGTGGTCGTGGTCGGCGATGACACCGGGCTGACGCCCGCACGCGTGGCGTGGACACTGTCGCTGTTCGGCCACGAGGCGTTCGCGCTGGTCGACGGCGGCATGCAGGCGTGGCGCACGGCCGGCCTACCGACCGCGTCCGGACCGTCGGTCGCGGTGCCCACCGACTATGCGATCGACGACGTCCGCGACGAGCTCCGCGTCGACGCCGACTGGGTGCTCGAGCACCTCGACGATCCCGACGTCGTGTTGATCGACGCGCGCTCACCGGCGGAGTACGCCGCGGGGCACATCCCCGGTGCGGTGTCGGTCGACTGGCAGTCCACCGTCCGGGAGGGCACCTTCCTGGACGACGACGCGCTCGCGGCGCTGTACCGCGACGTTCCACCGGGGGCCACCGTCGTGACCTACTGCCAGTCGGGCATGCGGGCGTCGGTCGCGTGGGTCGCTCTGGTGAGCCTCGGCCACGCGGACGTGCGGCTGTACGACGGGTCGTGGGCCGAGTGGGGCAGCCGCGACGAACTACCCAAGGAGACCGGCGCATGA
- a CDS encoding dienelactone hydrolase family protein, translating to MSTARTLAMTSALLLAACGGPSGSDGGSGSGDTTTAAATGSEASSQGTLADSSAGGSDSGETPPFGIGAGPYAAGHASAVLTFGTDREGRVEFWYPAAPTMMPSDALVDFEPAGERHDALAMLVDAAPEPCTRRVTDSIREAMAADTGGAWPTVVFSHCSNCSRLDGVALAERLASWGFLVAAPDHEGNTVYDWLAGESVGVNADFLPVRGADIVAILDALAADDAGLPAVVRGHADLEHVGIMGHSFGSVTAGWVAQSDDRVDAVMGIAAPFENPVLPGVMVASIDVPVLFLLAQEDNSILEIGNNLIRNNYDASASPAWLVEFVDAGHWSFSDICALTTELVPGCGEGMRMAAPHDPFTYVDIESTRARASDWAAAFFGAHVVGDASAQAWLSAAASDDAVLVQSH from the coding sequence ATGAGCACGGCACGGACGTTGGCCATGACGTCAGCGCTGCTGCTGGCCGCGTGCGGTGGCCCCAGTGGCAGCGATGGTGGCAGTGGCAGCGGCGACACCACCACCGCTGCGGCGACCGGCAGCGAGGCGTCCTCGCAGGGGACCCTCGCCGACTCGAGCGCAGGCGGCAGCGACAGCGGCGAGACCCCGCCGTTCGGAATCGGTGCCGGGCCCTACGCTGCCGGCCATGCCAGCGCGGTGCTCACCTTCGGCACCGACCGCGAGGGTCGCGTCGAGTTCTGGTACCCCGCGGCGCCGACCATGATGCCCAGCGACGCGCTGGTCGACTTCGAGCCCGCCGGCGAGCGCCACGACGCGCTCGCGATGTTGGTCGACGCGGCGCCCGAGCCGTGCACGCGGCGCGTGACCGACTCGATCCGCGAGGCGATGGCGGCGGACACCGGCGGCGCGTGGCCGACGGTGGTGTTCTCGCACTGCTCCAACTGCTCGCGGCTCGATGGCGTTGCGCTGGCCGAGCGGCTGGCCAGCTGGGGCTTCTTGGTCGCCGCGCCCGACCACGAGGGCAACACGGTGTACGACTGGCTCGCCGGCGAGAGCGTCGGCGTGAACGCCGACTTCCTGCCGGTGCGGGGTGCCGACATCGTCGCGATTCTCGACGCGCTCGCGGCCGACGACGCCGGGTTGCCGGCGGTGGTGCGTGGCCACGCGGATCTCGAGCACGTCGGCATCATGGGCCACTCGTTCGGCTCGGTGACCGCGGGCTGGGTCGCGCAGTCCGACGACCGGGTCGATGCGGTGATGGGCATCGCGGCACCGTTCGAGAACCCGGTGCTGCCGGGAGTGATGGTGGCGTCGATCGACGTACCGGTGCTGTTCCTGCTCGCGCAGGAGGACAACAGCATCCTCGAGATCGGCAACAACCTCATCCGCAACAACTACGACGCCTCCGCCTCACCGGCGTGGCTGGTCGAGTTCGTCGATGCCGGGCACTGGTCGTTCTCGGACATCTGTGCGCTCACCACCGAGCTCGTGCCGGGTTGCGGCGAAGGCATGCGCATGGCCGCGCCGCACGATCCGTTCACGTACGTCGACATCGAGTCCACGCGGGCGCGCGCCAGCGACTGGGCCGCGGCGTTCTTCGGCGCCCACGTGGTGGGTGATGCCAGTGCGCAGGCGTGGCTCAGCGCGGCCGCGTCGGACGACGCCGTGCTCGTGCAGTCGCACTGA
- the amrS gene encoding AmmeMemoRadiSam system radical SAM enzyme translates to MARTEIEPGVVPAQWWTPAGDGRLRCDLCPRGCTLQDGQRGFCFVRERRDDQLVLTSYGRASGFCVDPIEKKPLNHFLPGTSVLSFGTAGCNLGCRFCQNWDISKARQDHRLTDRALPEAIAAAAIRCEARSVAFTYNDPVIFAEFAIDTAKACREHGIATVAVTAGYIGEGARAPFFEHVDAANVDLKAFSERFYRKLCFAELEPVKQTLAWLKRETQVWLEVTTLLIPGENDSESEIDALCGWFVETLGPDTPLHFTAFHPDFKLMERGRTPVDTVQRARRQALRHGLRHVYTGNVHDPEGQSTYCGGCGELVIERDWYAIGAWRLDRDGSCGRCGQRLAGHFDGPPGTWGRQRLRVTM, encoded by the coding sequence ATGGCTCGCACCGAGATCGAACCTGGCGTCGTGCCAGCACAGTGGTGGACGCCCGCGGGCGACGGGCGCCTGCGCTGCGATCTGTGCCCGCGTGGGTGCACCTTGCAGGATGGCCAGCGCGGATTCTGCTTCGTCCGCGAGCGCCGCGACGATCAGCTGGTGCTGACCAGCTACGGTCGCGCGTCGGGCTTCTGCGTCGACCCGATCGAGAAGAAGCCGCTCAACCACTTCTTGCCCGGCACCAGCGTGCTGTCGTTCGGCACCGCGGGTTGCAACCTCGGCTGCCGCTTCTGTCAGAACTGGGACATTTCGAAGGCCCGTCAGGATCATCGGCTCACCGATCGCGCGCTGCCCGAGGCCATCGCGGCCGCGGCGATCCGCTGCGAGGCGCGCTCGGTCGCGTTCACCTACAACGATCCGGTGATCTTCGCCGAGTTCGCGATCGACACCGCGAAGGCCTGTCGCGAGCACGGCATCGCGACCGTGGCCGTGACCGCCGGCTACATCGGCGAGGGCGCACGCGCGCCGTTCTTCGAGCACGTCGACGCCGCCAACGTCGACCTCAAGGCCTTCAGCGAGCGGTTCTATCGCAAGCTGTGTTTCGCGGAGCTCGAGCCGGTCAAGCAGACGTTGGCATGGCTCAAGCGCGAGACCCAGGTGTGGCTCGAGGTCACCACGCTGCTCATCCCCGGTGAGAACGACTCCGAGTCCGAGATCGACGCGCTGTGCGGGTGGTTCGTCGAGACGCTCGGCCCCGACACGCCGCTGCACTTCACCGCGTTCCATCCCGACTTCAAGCTGATGGAGCGCGGGCGCACGCCCGTCGACACCGTGCAGCGCGCGCGTCGGCAGGCGCTGCGCCACGGCCTGCGCCACGTCTACACCGGCAACGTGCACGATCCCGAGGGCCAGTCGACCTACTGTGGTGGCTGCGGCGAGCTCGTGATCGAACGCGACTGGTACGCGATCGGTGCGTGGCGTCTCGATCGCGACGGGAGCTGCGGCCGCTGTGGGCAGCGACTCGCGGGGCACTTCGACGGTCCGCCGGGCACGTGGGGGCGCCAGCGCCTGCGGGTGACGATGTAG
- a CDS encoding sigma-70 family RNA polymerase sigma factor, which produces MQPPSPHALRRSASNQAFGRFYREHFGFVWHAVGRFGVGDPERGDVVQETFLAAYRRDADRLETPRAWLYGAARRMASNHRRGAARAHRKHSALAHSGAAAVCVTATEALGALERFLETLDDGDRELFVLSELEGLRGAELAAMLGVELPRIYARLRLLRARVGAAAIDDAHVSWSRARTELSQRSMGAWLALVPMLPTKAAAVTSIATGGALAKVLAITTAIAVPSAVAASWLREAEPPHAAAPSEPATTAAATAAAGPAPAPAAIAIDSGASPPDLPEAAQPPARAAVSALAPAPAGARSSEDPTVLDNAMLRTAIEALGHGDAAAALAGLDRHAREFPDSAQADVRAALRVEALCAAGKPAQARGEAHAFVQRHPRSPLVDRVRGACPDAENSAAASIETP; this is translated from the coding sequence GTGCAGCCCCCGTCCCCGCACGCCCTCCGCCGCAGCGCCTCGAACCAGGCGTTCGGGCGGTTCTACCGCGAGCACTTCGGCTTCGTGTGGCACGCCGTCGGGCGCTTCGGCGTGGGAGATCCCGAGCGCGGCGACGTCGTGCAGGAGACCTTCCTGGCGGCCTATCGCCGCGACGCCGACCGGCTCGAGACCCCGCGGGCTTGGCTGTACGGCGCGGCGCGGCGCATGGCGAGCAACCATCGGCGCGGCGCAGCGCGGGCCCATCGCAAGCACAGCGCACTCGCGCACAGCGGCGCCGCGGCGGTCTGCGTCACCGCCACCGAGGCCCTCGGCGCACTCGAGCGATTCCTCGAGACGCTCGACGACGGCGACCGCGAGCTCTTCGTGCTCTCGGAGCTCGAGGGCCTGCGCGGCGCAGAGCTGGCGGCGATGCTCGGCGTCGAGCTACCGCGGATCTACGCCCGGCTGCGCCTGCTACGGGCGCGCGTGGGCGCAGCGGCGATCGACGATGCCCACGTGTCGTGGTCGCGCGCGCGCACGGAACTGTCCCAGCGATCGATGGGGGCCTGGCTCGCGCTCGTGCCGATGTTGCCGACCAAGGCCGCGGCGGTGACCTCGATCGCCACCGGTGGCGCGCTCGCGAAGGTGCTCGCGATCACGACGGCGATCGCCGTGCCCTCGGCGGTGGCCGCATCGTGGCTGCGCGAGGCCGAGCCGCCCCACGCGGCCGCGCCGAGCGAGCCTGCGACCACCGCAGCGGCCACCGCCGCAGCAGGACCGGCGCCGGCACCCGCCGCGATCGCGATCGACAGCGGCGCGTCGCCACCTGACCTGCCCGAAGCGGCGCAGCCACCCGCGCGTGCGGCCGTATCGGCACTGGCACCGGCCCCGGCGGGCGCACGCTCGAGTGAAGATCCCACCGTCCTCGACAACGCGATGCTGCGCACCGCCATCGAAGCCCTCGGTCACGGTGATGCCGCGGCCGCGCTCGCCGGCCTCGATCGTCATGCGCGCGAGTTCCCCGACAGCGCACAGGCCGACGTTCGTGCGGCCCTGCGGGTCGAGGCACTGTGCGCCGCAGGCAAGCCCGCGCAGGCGCGGGGCGAGGCCCACGCGTTCGTGCAGCGACACCCGCGCTCACCGTTGGTCGACCGCGTGCGCGGGGCCTGTCCCGACGCGGAGAATTCTGCAGCTGCTTCGATCGAGACCCCTTGA
- a CDS encoding lytic polysaccharide monooxygenase — protein MTGRPTPAATVSRLVRIGLWLACCSAVFAFAAVAQAHSRWVDPPARSLADGLTDGPCGGVAPTATITELPAGGTVELAWIITQPHGGSFRVALGSSDDLGFDDAVLFERPEEGLPQDVTQAVELPACTCDACTLQLLQLTASGNGGYYSCADVRLVADPGDGYPPCETAVGTSGGGDTTVGGDDSSGGTASVTTGDVGGDAGTTGSDTTTADGEAGTAAGSESGPLVDQADAGAGGCACTADDSRRPWGGAWLLPPLLGALRRRAAVSATARARRRPTRPR, from the coding sequence TTGACGGGCCGACCAACGCCGGCCGCGACCGTCTCGCGACTGGTTCGGATCGGCCTGTGGCTGGCCTGCTGTAGCGCCGTGTTCGCCTTCGCTGCGGTCGCGCAGGCGCACTCGCGCTGGGTCGATCCGCCCGCGCGGTCGCTGGCCGACGGGCTCACGGACGGCCCCTGTGGCGGGGTCGCGCCGACCGCCACGATCACGGAGCTGCCCGCCGGCGGCACCGTCGAGCTGGCGTGGATCATCACGCAGCCGCACGGCGGGTCGTTCCGGGTCGCGCTGGGATCGAGTGATGATCTCGGCTTCGACGACGCCGTGCTGTTCGAGCGACCCGAAGAAGGTCTCCCGCAGGACGTCACGCAGGCGGTCGAGCTGCCCGCGTGCACCTGCGACGCCTGCACGTTGCAGCTGTTGCAGCTCACCGCGTCGGGCAACGGTGGCTACTACAGCTGCGCCGACGTTCGCTTGGTCGCGGATCCCGGCGATGGGTATCCGCCCTGCGAGACCGCCGTCGGCACGAGCGGGGGCGGTGACACCACGGTTGGCGGCGACGACTCGAGCGGCGGGACGGCGTCCGTCACCACGGGTGATGTCGGCGGTGACGCCGGTACGACCGGCAGCGACACCACGACCGCCGACGGCGAGGCGGGGACGGCCGCGGGTAGCGAGAGCGGACCTCTCGTGGATCAAGCCGACGCCGGCGCCGGTGGCTGCGCGTGCACGGCGGACGACTCGCGTCGGCCCTGGGGCGGCGCCTGGTTGCTGCCGCCATTGCTCGGTGCGTTGCGCCGGCGCGCCGCGGTCAGTGCGACTGCACGAGCACGGCGTCGTCCGACGCGGCCGCGCTGA